From Bacillus rossius redtenbacheri isolate Brsri chromosome 16, Brsri_v3, whole genome shotgun sequence, a single genomic window includes:
- the LOC134539949 gene encoding protein PBDC1: MALAGVPDDVGPEGMLAAAGVLSRPAEEFENDPSIEALWAMRAVEHAEVYFNILCSVDPRLLRLTPHDDTIYREFREEFPDLQVAQIPEDDLKSPEAKQKWRPFCERFQGVIEDYNLGTLLRLDGAGEYSEQNTVLVTRIQFYAVELARNREGVNDGVRDRFKPRGRQGP; encoded by the exons ATGGCACTTGCTGGCGTGCCGGATGATGTG GGCCCCGAAGGGATGCTAGCAGCTGCAGGTGTCTTGTCTCGACCCGCCGAGGAGTTCGAAAATGAT CCGTCCATAGAGGCCTTGTGGGCCATGCGAGCCGTGGAGCACGCGGAGGTGTACTTCAAC ATCCTGTGCTCTGTGGACCCCCGGCTGCTGCGGCTCACCCCGCACGACGACACCATCTACCGGGAGTTCCGGGAGGAGTTCCCCGACCTGCAGGTGGCCCAGATCCCCGAGGACGACCTCAAGTCTCCCGAGGCCAAGCAG AAGTGGCGGCCGTTCTGCGAGCGCTTCCAGGGCGTGATCGAGGACTACAACCTGGGCACGCTGCTGCGCCTGGACGGCGCGGGCGAGTACTCGGAGCAGAACACGGTGCTCGTCACCCGCATACAGTTCTACGCCGTGGAGCTGGCACGGAACCGCGAGGGGGTCAACGACGGCGTGCGCGACCGGTTCAAGCCGCGGGGCAGGCAGGGGCCGTGA